The following proteins are encoded in a genomic region of Haloarcula marina:
- a CDS encoding CheF family chemotaxis protein — protein MSDGERVLIDTKGKFVQVISDGNKRNNIEWTAGRVLLSNKRLVLATNQGKRTIPLAKLTSVTASQMNQALAQVDSYVKLQAGRDVTLVSTQATDEFEDALYRTLLDQIVVLVKHPAVEGGVVQDTRWEKARLKLDDEHEDTVNLAIASGTFVELDVDDVGTVEAKEKEIRGTERSLLEIEHTIDGTSVETHLSGGRRHVSLIEGLVRQGEQRNAADDVDLSPEETQVLMALYTGISPFEIPDFVGMDTEDVEDAYDRLIEADILEPVRTRREVQLEARGRSIAGDAIADQ, from the coding sequence ATGAGCGACGGAGAACGCGTTCTGATCGACACGAAGGGGAAGTTCGTCCAAGTCATCTCGGACGGGAACAAGCGCAACAACATCGAGTGGACGGCGGGCCGCGTCCTCCTCTCGAACAAGCGCCTCGTCCTCGCGACCAATCAGGGCAAGCGGACCATCCCGCTCGCGAAACTCACGAGTGTCACGGCCAGTCAGATGAACCAGGCGCTCGCGCAGGTCGACAGCTACGTCAAACTGCAGGCTGGCCGCGACGTGACTCTCGTCTCGACGCAGGCCACCGACGAGTTCGAGGACGCGCTCTATCGGACGCTCCTCGACCAAATCGTCGTCCTCGTCAAACACCCGGCCGTCGAGGGCGGCGTCGTTCAAGACACCAGGTGGGAGAAGGCCCGCCTCAAACTCGACGACGAACACGAAGACACCGTCAACCTCGCCATCGCGAGCGGGACGTTCGTCGAACTCGACGTGGACGACGTGGGGACGGTCGAGGCCAAGGAGAAAGAGATTCGCGGGACGGAACGCTCCCTCCTCGAAATCGAGCACACCATCGACGGGACCAGCGTGGAGACCCACCTCTCGGGAGGCCGTCGGCACGTCTCGCTCATAGAAGGGCTGGTCCGGCAGGGCGAACAGCGCAACGCCGCCGACGACGTGGACCTCTCGCCGGAGGAGACGCAGGTGTTGATGGCCCTCTACACGGGCATCTCGCCGTTCGAGATTCCGGACTTCGTCGGCATGGACACCGAGGACGTGGAGGACGCGTACGACCGCCTCATCGAGGCGGACATCCTCGAACCCGTCAGGACTCGCCGCGAGGTCCAGTTAGAGGCCCGCGGCCGGTCTATCGCGGGCGACGCCATCGCCGACCAGTAG
- a CDS encoding sodium:solute symporter family transporter: MVSSAVALGLTVLTLVAFAALGIWYSRGRSGSVDDFLTARNSVGERRTTATMVASVMGVWILLAAPEAGAGFGIAAVVGYAIGEAVPMLAYSRLGPRVRELLPEGHSLTEYAHARYGSAMYGFVVLVSALYMFVFVAAELTGIAGALSLVAGVPQWQTAVLVGGFVLLYTGYGGLRATIVTDTVQAVLVLPLLALVVGGVVLTLGGPTAVYQGVVEANPTLVDPGFLPGLQFGLGLAFAILGAELVNQTWWQRIYAGRDSETVARGFRNASVLNAGLVFVAALLGVVAVGHADVVTDVTSSAYNADVAFFVLLQSAFGEWILLAVVLLALLLVVSSVDSLFSALASLVTADLPRLLADPDDRTLRLGARVFTVVVAVAAVYVSLRARSVLRLFFFADLLGAAVAFPLVYGLYSRRITGLGALASSLGGLAVGLAYFPDLRCMLAAVPGLGSLLPPADPLYLTSFAGAFLVSTGLALVAARVSGGTFDFDSLADTGSVKVADGGTDRAE; encoded by the coding sequence GTGGTGAGTTCGGCCGTCGCGCTGGGCCTGACCGTGCTGACGCTCGTCGCGTTCGCGGCCCTCGGTATCTGGTACAGTCGCGGGCGCTCCGGGTCCGTCGACGATTTCCTCACCGCCCGAAACTCCGTCGGCGAGCGGCGAACGACGGCGACGATGGTGGCCTCGGTGATGGGCGTCTGGATTCTGCTCGCCGCGCCGGAGGCGGGGGCCGGGTTCGGTATCGCCGCCGTCGTCGGCTACGCCATCGGTGAGGCCGTGCCGATGCTCGCCTACTCTCGTCTCGGCCCGCGCGTGCGCGAACTCCTCCCCGAGGGCCACTCGCTGACGGAGTACGCCCACGCCCGCTACGGGTCGGCGATGTACGGGTTCGTGGTGCTGGTCAGCGCGCTCTACATGTTCGTCTTCGTCGCCGCCGAACTCACCGGTATCGCGGGGGCGCTCTCGCTCGTCGCCGGGGTCCCGCAGTGGCAGACCGCCGTCCTCGTCGGCGGGTTCGTCCTCCTCTATACGGGCTACGGCGGCCTCCGGGCGACCATCGTCACGGACACGGTGCAGGCCGTGCTCGTCCTGCCGCTGTTGGCCCTCGTCGTCGGCGGCGTCGTCCTCACGCTCGGCGGCCCCACCGCGGTGTATCAGGGCGTCGTCGAGGCGAACCCGACCCTCGTCGACCCCGGATTCCTGCCGGGCCTGCAGTTCGGTCTGGGCCTCGCCTTCGCCATCCTCGGCGCGGAACTGGTCAACCAGACGTGGTGGCAGCGCATCTACGCGGGCCGGGACAGCGAGACGGTCGCTCGCGGGTTCCGCAACGCGAGCGTCCTCAACGCGGGGTTGGTCTTCGTCGCCGCGTTGCTGGGTGTGGTCGCCGTCGGTCACGCGGACGTGGTCACGGACGTTACGAGTAGCGCCTACAACGCCGACGTGGCCTTCTTCGTCCTGTTGCAGAGCGCCTTCGGCGAGTGGATTCTGCTCGCGGTGGTCCTGTTGGCGCTCCTCTTGGTCGTCAGTTCCGTCGACTCGCTGTTCTCGGCGCTCGCCAGCCTCGTCACCGCGGACCTGCCGCGACTGCTCGCGGACCCGGACGACCGCACGCTCCGACTCGGCGCGCGGGTGTTCACCGTCGTCGTCGCCGTCGCCGCCGTCTACGTCAGCCTGCGCGCCCGGAGCGTCCTCCGCCTCTTTTTCTTCGCGGACCTGCTGGGCGCGGCCGTCGCCTTCCCCCTAGTCTACGGTCTGTACTCCCGTCGCATCACCGGCCTCGGCGCGCTCGCGAGCAGTCTCGGCGGCCTCGCCGTCGGACTGGCGTACTTCCCGGACCTCCGGTGCATGCTGGCGGCGGTTCCGGGCCTCGGGTCGCTCCTGCCCCCGGCGGACCCGCTGTATCTCACCTCGTTCGCCGGAGCGTTCCTCGTCTCGACAGGGCTGGCGCTGGTCGCCGCTCGCGTCTCCGGGGGCACCTTCGACTTCGACAGCCTCGCCGACACCGGGTCGGTAAAGGTGGCCGACGGCGGGACCGACCGCGCGGAGTGA
- a CDS encoding TenA family protein, with protein MVGVTGDGVPDRYAAYAADRSNPRFTEWLRARAGPSWDDATDHRFARELRSDELADAVFARYLVQDYAFVETLVGAFGHTLGDAPTMAAKSRLADFLGTLTDDEDDYFQRSFAALDVPESTYRDPPLTETTAAFRDLVERAAREGGYAETLAVLVPAEWVYLAWASAGDGERPERFYLAEWVDLHAVPAFASFVDWLRSELDREGAAASERRQARLADLFCRTVDLEVAFFDAAYEGIGADQGGEAAW; from the coding sequence GTGGTCGGTGTGACGGGTGACGGCGTGCCGGACAGATACGCCGCCTACGCGGCCGACCGCTCGAACCCGCGATTCACCGAGTGGCTCCGTGCTCGGGCGGGGCCGTCGTGGGACGACGCCACCGACCACCGATTCGCGCGCGAACTCCGTTCGGACGAACTCGCCGATGCGGTGTTCGCCCGATATCTCGTACAGGACTACGCCTTCGTCGAGACGCTGGTCGGCGCGTTCGGCCACACCCTCGGCGACGCGCCGACGATGGCCGCGAAGTCTCGCCTCGCGGATTTCCTCGGAACGCTCACCGACGACGAGGACGACTACTTCCAGCGCTCCTTCGCGGCGCTCGACGTGCCCGAGTCGACGTACCGCGACCCGCCGCTGACCGAGACGACCGCCGCGTTCCGCGACCTCGTCGAGCGCGCGGCGCGCGAGGGCGGCTACGCGGAGACGCTGGCCGTCCTCGTCCCCGCCGAGTGGGTGTACCTCGCGTGGGCGAGCGCGGGCGACGGGGAGCGACCCGAGCGGTTCTACCTCGCCGAGTGGGTGGACCTCCACGCCGTCCCCGCGTTCGCGTCGTTCGTCGACTGGCTCCGAAGCGAACTGGACCGCGAGGGCGCGGCCGCGAGCGAGCGCCGACAGGCCCGTCTCGCCGACCTGTTCTGTCGGACCGTCGACCTCGAAGTCGCGTTCTTCGACGCCGCCTACGAGGGAATCGGGGCGGACCAGGGGGGTGAGGCCGCGTGGTGA
- the tenA gene encoding thiaminase II: MSYTDELAAIGDPVWDAIVAHPMLEGLGEGTLDESPFRYWVRQDYVYLVEYARVFALGAANAPDLRRMGTFAELLDSTINTEMDLHREYAAEFGISEADLEATEPSPTTQAYTDFLVRVAATGTFGDLVAALLPCMWGFNETARRLEERGRPDHEQYAAWIAMYVGEEFTDLTAWCKDLLDDVAADATESERDRYRDIFRTSARYEYRFWDAAWREEEWSV, from the coding sequence ATGAGTTACACAGACGAACTGGCTGCCATCGGCGACCCCGTCTGGGACGCCATCGTCGCCCACCCGATGCTCGAAGGGTTGGGCGAGGGGACGCTGGACGAGTCGCCGTTCCGTTACTGGGTCCGGCAGGACTACGTCTACCTCGTCGAGTACGCGCGGGTGTTCGCCCTCGGCGCGGCCAACGCGCCCGACCTGCGCCGGATGGGCACGTTCGCGGAACTGCTCGATTCGACCATCAACACCGAGATGGACCTCCACCGGGAGTACGCCGCCGAGTTCGGCATCTCGGAGGCCGACCTCGAAGCGACCGAGCCATCGCCGACGACGCAGGCGTACACGGACTTCCTCGTTCGGGTCGCCGCCACCGGGACGTTCGGCGATCTCGTGGCCGCCTTGCTCCCCTGTATGTGGGGGTTCAACGAGACGGCCCGCCGCCTCGAAGAGCGGGGTCGGCCGGACCACGAGCAGTACGCCGCGTGGATAGCCATGTACGTCGGCGAGGAGTTCACCGACCTCACGGCGTGGTGTAAAGACCTGCTGGACGACGTGGCCGCCGACGCGACCGAGTCCGAACGCGACCGCTATCGGGATATCTTCCGGACCTCGGCCCGCTACGAGTACCGCTTTTGGGACGCCGCGTGGCGCGAAGAGGAGTGGTCGGTGTGA
- a CDS encoding thiamine-phosphate synthase family protein: MSLRLPSEIVVEDVLPTLRVLLARELAARELTQQEIATHLGVTQAAVSTYVSGDPALEPRIADHPRTAETVERIATGLADGEMDGYDALAAVMELVRAFEDRGPICALHEESMPELAGLGCDLCVRGANPELRAERAVLDSVREASRILATTPDLPAFVPNVGTNVGTALSDATAVADVAAVPGRIYVLDHSVEVPANPEFGASKHVATTILAAMAVDPDRRGALNLATDDALLAAAETRGLDTMAFEAGYENRGDRLREQFAERGAVPDLLYHRGAFGIEPITYVLADDGAAAARLASELVEAATEK, encoded by the coding sequence ATGTCGCTCCGGTTGCCGAGCGAAATCGTCGTCGAGGACGTGTTGCCGACCCTGCGGGTCCTCTTGGCCCGTGAACTCGCCGCACGCGAACTCACCCAGCAGGAGATAGCGACGCATCTGGGCGTCACGCAGGCCGCCGTCTCGACGTACGTCAGCGGCGACCCGGCGCTGGAGCCACGCATCGCGGACCATCCCCGGACCGCCGAAACGGTCGAGCGAATCGCGACGGGCCTCGCCGACGGCGAGATGGACGGCTACGACGCGCTGGCGGCCGTGATGGAACTCGTCCGGGCCTTCGAGGACCGCGGCCCGATCTGCGCGCTCCACGAGGAGTCGATGCCCGAACTCGCCGGACTCGGCTGTGACCTCTGCGTTCGCGGCGCGAACCCGGAACTGCGGGCCGAGCGGGCCGTCCTCGACAGCGTCCGCGAGGCGAGTCGCATCCTCGCGACGACGCCGGACCTCCCCGCGTTCGTCCCCAACGTCGGCACGAACGTCGGCACCGCCCTCTCCGACGCGACGGCCGTCGCCGACGTGGCCGCCGTCCCCGGCCGCATCTACGTGCTGGACCACAGCGTCGAAGTCCCCGCCAACCCCGAGTTCGGCGCGTCGAAGCACGTCGCGACGACGATACTGGCGGCGATGGCCGTCGACCCCGACCGCCGGGGCGCGCTCAACCTCGCCACCGACGACGCCCTCCTCGCGGCCGCCGAAACCCGCGGCCTCGACACGATGGCGTTCGAAGCGGGGTACGAGAACCGCGGCGACCGACTCCGCGAACAGTTCGCGGAGCGCGGGGCCGTCCCGGACCTCCTCTACCACCGCGGCGCGTTCGGCATCGAACCCATCACGTACGTCCTCGCGGACGACGGGGCCGCGGCCGCGCGACTCGCGAGTGAGTTGGTCGAAGCGGCGACCGAAAAATAG
- a CDS encoding CheF family chemotaxis protein — MSESVIADFVGQFNSEVASRSDPIKGRIVLSQKRLVLAASEDDKLTIPLDSIFDIAIGQVPPDLGDFFAPTVTVAFERNGRRLVAAIEADNEKIEKFGTVLFKAVINGTETTVKERARVGGRVTDEEFHTARLYLTPGSVEFRSGDDTFVVDLETVSDFDRTTREIAGGPRPVLVVRHMQDGTAVTTLAALASNRKMSILGRYLRREYSELMEELRDVDLTRDKKEVLVAMYSTGDMEGMPLASILGKDSSAVSMLLQDLEADGLIQDSSGGPTLTPKGKVVASRHLEDVNA, encoded by the coding sequence ATGTCGGAATCAGTCATCGCGGATTTCGTCGGCCAGTTCAACTCCGAAGTGGCCAGTCGGAGCGACCCCATCAAGGGTCGCATCGTTCTCTCCCAGAAGCGGCTGGTACTGGCCGCCAGCGAGGACGACAAACTGACGATTCCGCTCGACTCGATTTTCGACATCGCCATCGGACAGGTCCCGCCGGACCTCGGCGACTTCTTCGCCCCGACCGTCACCGTCGCCTTCGAGCGCAACGGCAGGCGCCTCGTCGCCGCCATCGAAGCCGACAACGAGAAGATAGAGAAGTTCGGCACCGTCCTGTTCAAGGCCGTCATCAACGGCACGGAGACCACCGTGAAAGAGCGTGCCCGCGTCGGCGGCCGCGTCACCGACGAGGAGTTCCACACCGCCCGCCTCTATCTGACGCCCGGCAGCGTCGAGTTCCGGTCCGGCGACGACACCTTCGTCGTCGACCTCGAAACCGTCTCTGACTTCGACCGTACCACCCGCGAAATCGCCGGTGGCCCCCGGCCCGTCTTGGTGGTCCGGCACATGCAGGACGGCACCGCGGTGACGACGCTGGCCGCACTGGCCTCGAACCGCAAGATGTCCATCCTCGGCCGCTACCTCCGCCGGGAGTACTCCGAACTCATGGAGGAACTGCGCGACGTCGACCTCACCCGCGACAAGAAGGAGGTGCTGGTCGCGATGTACTCCACCGGCGACATGGAGGGGATGCCGCTGGCGAGCATCCTCGGGAAGGATTCCTCGGCGGTGTCGATGCTCCTGCAAGACCTGGAGGCCGACGGCCTGATTCAGGACTCGTCGGGCGGGCCGACGCTCACGCCGAAAGGGAAGGTCGTCGCGAGTCGGCATCTAGAGGACGTCAACGCCTGA
- a CDS encoding DUF7112 family protein: MSDRVPSDHEAVETHRVSLAAIGRTDRPRVHLPTALGLQDGDVVGFALDGDDFYAAVETTLDGDLSITHVADNRRLARERDGENRLVEWVADAAVSVGGSAHLDVVTAGQEYGLRTPGKRVVYTATDGPDSSLSDIAQDLDG, encoded by the coding sequence GTGAGCGACCGCGTCCCCAGCGACCACGAGGCCGTCGAGACGCATCGCGTCTCGCTGGCCGCCATCGGCCGCACCGACCGACCGCGGGTCCACCTCCCGACAGCGCTGGGACTCCAGGACGGCGACGTGGTCGGATTCGCCCTCGACGGGGACGATTTCTACGCGGCCGTCGAGACGACGCTCGACGGCGACTTGAGCATCACGCACGTCGCAGACAACCGCCGTCTCGCCCGCGAACGCGACGGCGAGAACCGACTGGTCGAGTGGGTCGCCGACGCCGCCGTTTCCGTCGGTGGCTCCGCCCACCTCGATGTTGTCACCGCGGGTCAGGAGTACGGCCTGCGGACGCCCGGCAAGCGCGTCGTCTACACGGCGACCGACGGTCCCGATTCCTCGCTCTCGGACATCGCGCAGGACCTCGACGGGTAG
- a CDS encoding 30S ribosomal protein S6e, translating to MAEFTVAVSDPESGHTYQIDIDGQDANRFIGRELGDEVDGGAVGLDGYTLELTGGSDTAGRPMRPDVRGVATKSIMSDGGVGFEPTTDGERKRITIRGREVSDETRQINAKIVDRGSESVDDLLGDDDE from the coding sequence ATGGCTGAATTCACCGTTGCCGTTTCCGACCCGGAAAGCGGCCACACGTACCAGATTGACATCGACGGACAGGACGCGAACCGATTCATCGGTCGCGAACTCGGCGACGAAGTCGACGGCGGTGCCGTCGGCCTCGACGGCTACACGCTCGAACTGACCGGTGGCTCCGACACGGCGGGCCGACCGATGCGGCCGGACGTCCGCGGCGTCGCCACGAAGTCCATCATGTCCGACGGCGGCGTCGGCTTCGAACCGACCACCGACGGCGAGCGAAAGCGCATCACCATCCGCGGCCGCGAGGTCAGCGACGAGACGCGACAGATCAACGCGAAAATCGTCGACCGGGGCAGCGAGTCCGTCGACGACCTGCTGGGCGACGACGACGAGTGA
- a CDS encoding dCTP deaminase, translating to MPDLREYVTDIVHEPTQRHDGGFDLTVATVDEIVAPGRIDFGGGELESAETVPHASEKRDPEDDYEWWTLGAGQYLLSFNESLTGAATVTLQPRTELLERGGTHPTLHVSELPRIPLSVGGAGLKLKENARVSTIVAAEE from the coding sequence ATGCCGGACCTCCGCGAGTACGTGACCGACATCGTCCACGAACCGACCCAGCGACACGACGGCGGGTTCGACCTGACCGTCGCGACCGTCGACGAAATCGTCGCCCCCGGGCGCATCGACTTCGGCGGCGGCGAACTGGAATCGGCGGAGACGGTGCCCCACGCCAGCGAGAAACGCGACCCCGAGGACGACTACGAGTGGTGGACCCTCGGCGCGGGGCAGTACCTCCTCTCGTTCAACGAGTCGCTCACGGGCGCGGCCACGGTAACGCTCCAACCGCGGACCGAACTGCTCGAACGCGGCGGGACCCACCCGACGCTGCACGTCTCGGAACTGCCGCGGATTCCGCTGTCGGTCGGCGGCGCGGGCCTGAAACTGAAGGAGAACGCCCGCGTGAGCACCATCGTCGCCGCCGAGGAGTGA
- a CDS encoding Hsp20/alpha crystallin family protein, giving the protein MNHHPEKGVELYHEDDAFVVLVDLEGVGRDEVDVRWHDRRLHVEAAHREPGQRTRVFHRSIGLPRPIREDDITATLTDGVLTVRLPIAEGERSGRTIEVT; this is encoded by the coding sequence ATGAACCACCATCCGGAGAAAGGCGTGGAACTGTACCACGAAGACGACGCGTTCGTCGTCCTCGTCGACCTCGAAGGGGTCGGCCGAGACGAGGTCGACGTGCGCTGGCACGACCGGCGACTCCACGTCGAGGCGGCCCACCGCGAACCCGGCCAGCGGACGCGGGTGTTCCACCGCTCGATAGGCCTCCCCAGACCGATTCGGGAGGACGACATCACGGCGACGCTGACCGACGGCGTGCTGACGGTCCGTCTGCCAATCGCCGAAGGGGAACGGAGCGGCCGGACCATCGAGGTTACCTGA
- a CDS encoding DUF5807 family protein — protein sequence MSKHAEFLTGDRPEDVLFFLHEDAVSNPGALAEYADSVDDGHVLVLPGDDGRSAFQSATGIDPMRLAQEAMDTDGTVRDDLTGGVCPVADEEPEADHTTRFVFAFAEAQNEDVGGLYAEGDVIHAYAVCACGERYSDKWVAEE from the coding sequence ATGAGCAAACACGCCGAGTTTCTGACGGGCGACCGGCCCGAAGACGTGCTCTTCTTCCTCCACGAGGACGCCGTCTCGAACCCCGGAGCGCTCGCGGAGTACGCCGACAGCGTCGACGACGGCCACGTCCTCGTCCTCCCCGGCGACGACGGGCGAAGCGCGTTCCAATCGGCGACGGGTATCGACCCGATGCGACTGGCACAGGAGGCGATGGACACCGATGGCACCGTGCGGGACGACCTGACCGGCGGCGTCTGTCCGGTCGCGGACGAGGAACCCGAGGCGGACCACACGACGCGGTTCGTCTTCGCGTTCGCGGAGGCCCAGAACGAAGACGTGGGCGGCCTCTACGCCGAGGGTGACGTAATTCACGCCTACGCGGTCTGCGCCTGCGGTGAACGGTACAGCGACAAGTGGGTCGCCGAGGAGTGA
- a CDS encoding HalOD1 output domain-containing protein — translation MQFHRDGNRVSDDVLDAVATTLDTDSLELPPLQYSVDVDALDTIWAPTETQNGVTELTFRYAECRVVVDSGHVTVTPLVD, via the coding sequence ATGCAGTTTCATCGCGACGGGAACCGTGTCTCGGACGATGTTCTCGACGCCGTCGCGACCACGCTCGACACCGATTCCCTCGAATTACCCCCGCTCCAGTACTCAGTAGACGTCGATGCGCTGGATACCATCTGGGCACCCACGGAGACCCAGAACGGGGTAACCGAACTCACTTTTCGATACGCGGAATGCCGCGTCGTCGTCGACAGCGGGCACGTCACGGTGACGCCGTTGGTCGACTGA
- a CDS encoding helix-turn-helix domain-containing protein produces the protein MPIITDVTVTGDSFALGNFLADNPEIRVEIERVVPLGDRLLPFVWVSDGSTADVEAELMAQPLVKGVERLTSVDDRHLFQMTWTSEVNGLVEALSETNGAIIEGQGIAGQWELRLRFPDRDSLQVFNDICEKKGIDIDVTGVYNPHAPAIEGRLTQTQWETLVTAYEMGYFEVPRQATLADLAEHFDVSEQAVSQRLRRAMNAVVSGVLFET, from the coding sequence ATGCCCATAATAACAGACGTGACGGTAACGGGGGATTCGTTCGCGCTGGGGAATTTCCTCGCCGACAACCCCGAGATACGCGTCGAGATAGAGCGCGTGGTCCCACTCGGGGACCGCCTGCTACCGTTCGTCTGGGTATCCGACGGCTCTACCGCCGACGTCGAAGCGGAACTGATGGCGCAACCACTCGTCAAGGGCGTCGAGCGACTGACGAGCGTCGACGACAGACACCTGTTTCAGATGACGTGGACCTCCGAGGTAAACGGCCTCGTCGAGGCACTCTCGGAGACGAACGGCGCAATTATCGAGGGACAGGGAATCGCGGGCCAGTGGGAACTGCGACTTCGGTTTCCCGACCGCGACAGCCTCCAGGTGTTCAACGACATCTGCGAGAAGAAGGGCATCGACATCGACGTCACCGGCGTCTACAACCCGCACGCGCCAGCCATCGAAGGACGCCTGACACAGACGCAGTGGGAGACGCTCGTCACCGCCTACGAGATGGGGTACTTCGAGGTCCCGCGACAGGCCACCTTGGCCGACCTCGCGGAACACTTCGACGTGAGCGAACAGGCGGTTTCACAGCGGTTGCGTCGGGCGATGAACGCCGTCGTCAGCGGTGTCCTCTTCGAGACGTAA
- a CDS encoding helix-turn-helix domain-containing protein, translated as MISIADITIPADDFELSHLHRELSGGHIELERLVTRRGSISTLFWVSQGTTERIVDALEASPHVEEAQCLTSDGDHRLFEARWNGDADGFLRTMVESNARLLDGESIDGGWEFRLQFRNQDAVDGFRTLCDETGIDVVVRRIYRPSYPEANESMSTEQREAIVTAFEHGYFDIPRQTSLAVLADSFDISDSAYSQRLRRGLAALIEETIFES; from the coding sequence ATGATTTCGATAGCTGACATCACAATCCCCGCCGACGACTTCGAGCTAAGCCACTTACACCGAGAACTGTCCGGGGGACACATCGAGTTGGAGCGACTCGTCACGCGCCGCGGGTCGATTAGCACACTGTTCTGGGTATCGCAGGGAACGACGGAACGCATCGTCGACGCACTGGAGGCGTCGCCACACGTCGAGGAGGCTCAGTGTCTCACGAGCGACGGCGACCACCGACTGTTCGAAGCCCGTTGGAACGGTGACGCCGACGGCTTCCTCCGCACGATGGTCGAATCGAACGCGCGACTCCTCGACGGAGAGAGCATCGACGGGGGATGGGAGTTCCGACTCCAGTTCCGGAATCAGGACGCCGTCGACGGGTTCCGGACGCTGTGCGACGAGACGGGTATCGACGTCGTCGTCCGCCGCATCTACCGCCCCAGCTATCCCGAGGCGAACGAGTCGATGAGTACCGAACAACGCGAGGCGATTGTGACCGCCTTCGAGCACGGCTACTTCGACATCCCGCGCCAGACGTCGCTCGCCGTCCTCGCCGATAGCTTCGACATAAGCGACAGCGCCTACTCCCAGCGGCTCCGTCGCGGCCTCGCCGCGCTCATCGAGGAGACCATATTCGAGTCCTGA
- a CDS encoding DHH family phosphoesterase, with translation MDDWLIDDDRLSLGRKSVLPGEGFFIPDSYEEEQAEAEARETLDGASVVVIADPDADGLACTALIREAHGEGELLAAGPHELQEALAWTAEYAEPDATVYVCDLCPDSESDLGALSDLVERVERVAWFDHHQWDAELGETVDAAGVERTVGDSEEVCTADVALEQLDYAFDERWADLAAVTRDHDLWIRDDERSDDLADFSYWSEPEEYIAAITDHGPDLSPAVHDFLAEKRVEKEALIEKAVDRAEMREVGEWTVGVTYGRCSQNEVAEALREQGADAAVIVKPAGSASIRGTENFERAHEVARQVNGGGHPKAAGCKPDIYDDMMDYAHHWTTQGAVAKQAIVDAFKRLPEEDDEGVETER, from the coding sequence ATGGACGATTGGCTCATCGACGACGACCGCCTCTCTCTCGGCCGCAAATCCGTCCTCCCCGGTGAGGGCTTCTTCATCCCCGACTCCTACGAGGAAGAGCAAGCCGAAGCAGAGGCCAGAGAGACGCTGGACGGCGCGAGCGTCGTCGTCATCGCCGACCCGGACGCCGACGGACTGGCGTGTACGGCGCTGATTCGGGAAGCCCACGGCGAGGGCGAACTGCTGGCCGCCGGCCCGCACGAACTGCAAGAGGCGCTGGCGTGGACCGCCGAGTACGCCGAACCGGACGCGACCGTGTACGTCTGTGACCTCTGTCCCGACAGCGAGTCCGACCTCGGTGCGCTCTCGGACCTCGTCGAACGCGTGGAGCGAGTCGCGTGGTTCGACCACCACCAGTGGGACGCCGAACTGGGCGAGACGGTCGACGCGGCGGGCGTCGAGCGAACCGTCGGTGACTCAGAGGAAGTGTGTACGGCCGACGTGGCCCTCGAACAGTTGGACTACGCGTTCGACGAGCGGTGGGCCGACCTCGCCGCCGTCACGCGGGACCACGACCTCTGGATTCGCGACGACGAGCGCAGCGACGATTTGGCGGACTTCTCGTACTGGTCCGAACCGGAGGAGTACATCGCTGCCATCACCGACCACGGTCCCGACCTCTCGCCAGCGGTCCACGACTTTCTCGCGGAGAAACGCGTCGAGAAGGAGGCGCTCATCGAGAAGGCCGTCGACCGCGCGGAGATGCGCGAGGTCGGCGAGTGGACCGTCGGCGTCACCTACGGACGCTGCTCGCAAAACGAAGTCGCGGAAGCCCTGCGCGAACAGGGGGCCGACGCCGCCGTCATCGTCAAGCCCGCCGGGTCGGCGTCGATTCGGGGTACCGAGAACTTCGAGCGCGCTCACGAAGTCGCCCGGCAGGTCAACGGCGGCGGCCACCCGAAGGCCGCCGGATGCAAACCGGACATCTACGACGACATGATGGACTACGCCCACCATTGGACGACCCAGGGCGCGGTGGCGAAACAGGCCATCGTCGACGCCTTCAAGCGACTTCCCGAGGAGGACGACGAGGGCGTCGAAACCGAACGGTAA